A single Arcobacter sp. FWKO B DNA region contains:
- a CDS encoding VPA1262 family N-terminal domain-containing protein, protein MNYITWLYFLVENQNKDNEKVIFLYGLTLPTKFEQYSKIEINSKDIDFNKKIVVFSNICETNLSVENGLLNFDGFIKSKKEALNIINYKEVIQVASEVNKDIPNSLVTTPLYTKCFFTDEFYRYYDKQNFETSSIESLVKILEVLENMTGQKFTSNYSKRLSCYEIGEPQEWVEEKATPFVVDTQKQEETLKYIFKIDKEYVFEQVSIHLIVYNNDNEIVKDIIKTTHNDREVFLTEIKKEDNASLEYWIFDKDGTLIDRNKYGFICSISLNANLIGKTYNIDAKNYSNKSPLKDKSRGVATYTQGFKNNIEVDKIPEIEERANKLFLRLKTYQEEDTLYKNGVWFNVGEHENIIKFLNKITLYGAYKITFIDPFISKDSLDYLYHFENQQISMQFISCWKKNISPDDSEEQKEIGISINELQEQLKKIQDFNIPLKTAQWYNFTFDKQKFHDRFIYIENVSNGKKQVYSMSNSLNSMLKSYNLLITPLKGEVLQKALVYLDGLFSECNNENKIYPLRENKS, encoded by the coding sequence ATGAACTATATAACATGGCTATATTTTTTAGTAGAAAATCAAAATAAAGATAATGAAAAGGTTATATTTTTATATGGATTAACATTACCTACAAAATTTGAACAATATAGTAAAATTGAAATTAATTCAAAAGATATTGATTTCAATAAAAAAATTGTTGTTTTTTCAAATATTTGTGAAACCAATTTATCTGTAGAAAATGGATTATTAAATTTTGATGGATTTATAAAAAGTAAAAAAGAAGCATTAAATATAATCAATTACAAGGAAGTTATACAAGTAGCTAGTGAAGTAAATAAAGATATTCCAAATTCACTAGTAACAACGCCACTTTACACAAAGTGTTTTTTCACAGATGAATTTTATCGTTATTATGATAAACAAAATTTTGAAACTTCATCAATAGAATCTTTAGTAAAAATTTTAGAAGTTTTAGAAAATATGACTGGGCAAAAGTTTACATCTAACTATTCAAAAAGGTTAAGCTGTTATGAAATAGGAGAACCGCAAGAATGGGTAGAAGAAAAAGCAACCCCTTTTGTAGTAGATACGCAAAAGCAAGAAGAAACTTTAAAATATATTTTTAAAATAGACAAAGAATATGTATTTGAACAAGTATCTATTCACTTAATAGTTTATAATAATGATAATGAAATAGTAAAAGACATTATTAAAACTACTCATAATGATAGGGAAGTATTTTTAACAGAGATTAAAAAAGAAGATAACGCTTCATTAGAGTATTGGATATTTGATAAGGATGGTACACTTATAGATAGGAATAAATACGGATTTATTTGTTCAATTTCTTTAAATGCAAATTTAATTGGCAAAACATATAATATTGATGCAAAAAACTATTCAAACAAAAGTCCATTAAAGGATAAAAGCCGAGGTGTTGCTACTTACACACAAGGGTTTAAAAACAACATAGAGGTTGATAAAATACCTGAGATTGAAGAAAGAGCAAATAAACTTTTTCTGAGACTAAAAACTTATCAAGAAGAAGATACTCTTTATAAAAATGGTGTTTGGTTTAATGTTGGAGAACATGAAAACATAATTAAGTTTCTCAATAAAATCACTCTGTATGGTGCTTATAAAATAACATTTATTGACCCTTTTATATCAAAAGATAGTTTAGATTATTTATACCATTTTGAAAATCAACAAATTTCGATGCAATTTATTTCTTGCTGGAAAAAGAATATTTCACCAGATGATAGTGAAGAACAAAAAGAAATAGGAATTTCTATCAATGAGTTACAAGAACAACTGAAAAAAATACAAGACTTTAATATACCGTTAAAAACTGCTCAATGGTACAATTTTACTTTTGATAAACAAAAATTTCATGATAGATTTATATACATAGAAAATGTTTCAAATGGAAAAAAGCAAGTTTATTCTATGAGTAATAGTTTAAATAGTATGTTGAAAAGTTATAATTTATTAATTACTCCTTTAAAAGGTGAAGTATTACAAAAAGCGTTAGTTTATTTAGATGGGTTATTTTCAGAATGTAATAATGAAAATAAAATTTATCCATTACGAGAGAATAAATCATAA